In a genomic window of Arvicanthis niloticus isolate mArvNil1 chromosome 8, mArvNil1.pat.X, whole genome shotgun sequence:
- the Slc17a2 gene encoding sodium-dependent phosphate transport protein 3 isoform X1: MDEKPITRKGSGFCSLRYALALIMHFSNFTMITQRVSLSIAIIAMVNSTQHQDLANASTEGPVMGLLSNRSRGIKDFSTRAAVYQWSTETQGIIFSSISYGIILTLIPSGYLAGILGAKQILGAGLLISSLLTLFTPLAADFGVILVIVLRTVQGMAQGMAWTGQFTIWAKWAPPLERSKLTSIAGSGAAFGSFIILCVGGLISQALGWPFIFYIFGSIGCVCCVLWFTVIYDDPMHHPCISVREKEHITSSVAQQSSSPRRSVPIKAMVRCLPLWAIFMGFFSHFWLCTIIITYLPTYISTVLHVNIRDSGVLSSLPFIAASSCTILGGQMADFLLSRNLLSLITVRKLFSSLGLLLPSLCAVALPFVTSSYIATIVLLILIPGTSNLCDSGFIINTLDIAPRYASFLMGISRGFGLTAGIISSTTTGFLISQDSESGWRNVFFLSAAVNMFGLIFYLIFGQAEIQNWAKERTLTRL; this comes from the exons ATGGATGAGAAGCCTATCACCAGGAAAG GGTCAGGTTTCTGCTCATTACGCTATGCACTGGCTCTCATCATGCACTTCTCCAACTTCACCATGATAACGCAGCGCGTGAGTCTGAGCATTGCCATCATTGCCATGGTGAACAGCACACAGCATCAGGACCTAGCGAACGCATCCACTGAGGGGCCCGTGATGGGCCTCCTAAGTAACCGGAGCAGAGGCATCAAGGACTTTAGTACCCGG gcTGCTGTTTATCAGTGGAGCACAGAGACCCAGGGCATCATCTTTAGTTCCATCAGCTATGGAATCATACTGACGTTAATACCGAGTGGATATTTAGCAGGGATATTGGGAGCAAAGCAGATCCTTGGCGCTGGGTTGCTCATCTCATCCCTACTCACGCTGTTTACTCCACTGGCTGCTGACTTTGGGGTGATTTTGGTTATCGTCCTTCGCACAGTTCAGGGGATGGCACAG GGAATGGCGTGGACCGGTCAGTTCACAATTTGGGCAAAGTGGGCTCCACCACTAGAACGGAGCAAGCTCACCAGCATTGCAGGCTCAG GGGCAGCATTTGGGTCCTTCATCATCCTCTGTGTGGGGGGATTAATCTCACAGGCACTGGGCTGGCCTTTTATCTTCTACATCTTTG GTAGCATTGGCTGTGTCTGCTgtgtcctgtggttcacagtgatTTATGATGATCCCATGCATCACCCATGCATAAGTGTGAGGGAAAAAGAACACATCACATCCTcagtggctcagcag TCTAGTTCTCCCAGAAGATCCGTCCCCATAAAGGCAATGGTCAGATGCCTGCCACTGTGGGCCATTTTCATGGGCTTTTTCAGTCATTTCTGGCTTTGCACTATAATCATAACATATCTACCGACGTACATCAGTACAGTGCTCCACGTTAACATCAGAGAT AGTGGGGTTCTGTCCTCCCTGCCTTTCATTGCTGCCTCAAGCTGTACAATTTTAGGAGGTCAGATGGCAGATTTCCTTCTATCCAGGAATCTTCTCAGCTTAATCACAGTTCGAAAACTCTTTTCATCCCTGG GgctcctccttccatccctttGTGCTGTGGCCCTGCCTTTTGTGACTTCCAGTTACATAGCAACCATTGTTTTACTGATACTCATTCCTGGGACCAGCAATTTGTGTGACTCAGGGTTCATCATCAACACCCTAGACATTGCCCCCAG ATATGCAAGTTTCCTCATGGGCATCTCAAGGGGATTTGGTCTCACTGCAGGAATCATCTCATCCACTACCACCGGATTCCTCATCAGTCAG GATTCTGAATCAGGATGGAGGAATGTGTTTTTCCTGTCTGCTGCTGTCAACATGTTTGGTCTGATCTTTTATCTCATATTTGGACAAGCAGAAATCCAGAACTGGGCCAAAGAAAGGACTCTCACCCGCCTCTGA
- the Slc17a2 gene encoding sodium-dependent phosphate transport protein 3 isoform X4, with protein sequence MDEKPITRKGSGFCSLRYALALIMHFSNFTMITQRVSLSIAIIAMVNSTQHQDLANASTEGPVMGLLSNRSRGIKDFSTRAAVYQWSTETQGIIFSSISYGIILTLIPSGYLAGILGAKQILGAGLLISSLLTLFTPLAADFGVILVIVLRTVQGMAQGMAWTGQFTIWAKWAPPLERSKLTSIAGSGAAFGSFIILCVGGLISQALGWPFIFYIFGSIGCVCCVLWFTVIYDDPMHHPCISVREKEHITSSVAQQSSSPRRSVPIKAMVRCLPLWAIFMGFFSHFWLCTIIITYLPTYISTVLHVNIRDSGVLSSLPFIAASSCTILGGQMADFLLSRNLLSLITVRKLFSSLGKDRAPPSIPLCCGPAFCDFQLHSNHCFTDTHSWDQQFV encoded by the exons ATGGATGAGAAGCCTATCACCAGGAAAG GGTCAGGTTTCTGCTCATTACGCTATGCACTGGCTCTCATCATGCACTTCTCCAACTTCACCATGATAACGCAGCGCGTGAGTCTGAGCATTGCCATCATTGCCATGGTGAACAGCACACAGCATCAGGACCTAGCGAACGCATCCACTGAGGGGCCCGTGATGGGCCTCCTAAGTAACCGGAGCAGAGGCATCAAGGACTTTAGTACCCGG gcTGCTGTTTATCAGTGGAGCACAGAGACCCAGGGCATCATCTTTAGTTCCATCAGCTATGGAATCATACTGACGTTAATACCGAGTGGATATTTAGCAGGGATATTGGGAGCAAAGCAGATCCTTGGCGCTGGGTTGCTCATCTCATCCCTACTCACGCTGTTTACTCCACTGGCTGCTGACTTTGGGGTGATTTTGGTTATCGTCCTTCGCACAGTTCAGGGGATGGCACAG GGAATGGCGTGGACCGGTCAGTTCACAATTTGGGCAAAGTGGGCTCCACCACTAGAACGGAGCAAGCTCACCAGCATTGCAGGCTCAG GGGCAGCATTTGGGTCCTTCATCATCCTCTGTGTGGGGGGATTAATCTCACAGGCACTGGGCTGGCCTTTTATCTTCTACATCTTTG GTAGCATTGGCTGTGTCTGCTgtgtcctgtggttcacagtgatTTATGATGATCCCATGCATCACCCATGCATAAGTGTGAGGGAAAAAGAACACATCACATCCTcagtggctcagcag TCTAGTTCTCCCAGAAGATCCGTCCCCATAAAGGCAATGGTCAGATGCCTGCCACTGTGGGCCATTTTCATGGGCTTTTTCAGTCATTTCTGGCTTTGCACTATAATCATAACATATCTACCGACGTACATCAGTACAGTGCTCCACGTTAACATCAGAGAT AGTGGGGTTCTGTCCTCCCTGCCTTTCATTGCTGCCTCAAGCTGTACAATTTTAGGAGGTCAGATGGCAGATTTCCTTCTATCCAGGAATCTTCTCAGCTTAATCACAGTTCGAAAACTCTTTTCATCCCTGGGTAAGGACAG GgctcctccttccatccctttGTGCTGTGGCCCTGCCTTTTGTGACTTCCAGTTACATAGCAACCATTGTTTTACTGATACTCATTCCTGGGACCAGCAATTTGTGTGA
- the Slc17a2 gene encoding sodium-dependent phosphate transport protein 3 isoform X2, which translates to MEIKTAECFWKVCCLCTVKRSAGRPWSKPVVVKVIWGRGKPRHKVHITHQRNKMDEKPITRKGSGFCSLRYALALIMHFSNFTMITQRVSLSIAIIAMVNSTQHQDLANASTEGPVMGLLSNRSRGIKDFSTRAAVYQWSTETQGIIFSSISYGIILTLIPSGYLAGILGAKQILGAGLLISSLLTLFTPLAADFGVILVIVLRTVQGMAQGMAWTGQFTIWAKWAPPLERSKLTSIAGSGSIGCVCCVLWFTVIYDDPMHHPCISVREKEHITSSVAQQSSSPRRSVPIKAMVRCLPLWAIFMGFFSHFWLCTIIITYLPTYISTVLHVNIRDSGVLSSLPFIAASSCTILGGQMADFLLSRNLLSLITVRKLFSSLGLLLPSLCAVALPFVTSSYIATIVLLILIPGTSNLCDSGFIINTLDIAPRYASFLMGISRGFGLTAGIISSTTTGFLISQDSESGWRNVFFLSAAVNMFGLIFYLIFGQAEIQNWAKERTLTRL; encoded by the exons ATGGAAATCAAGACAGCTGAATGTTTCTGGAAGGTTTGCTGCCTTTGTACGGTTAAGAGATCCGCAGGGAGACCATG GTCAAAGCCTGTCGTGGTGAAAGTGATTTGGGGCAGAGGGAAACCCCGACACAAAGTGCACATCACTCACCAGAGAAACAAAATGGATGAGAAGCCTATCACCAGGAAAG GGTCAGGTTTCTGCTCATTACGCTATGCACTGGCTCTCATCATGCACTTCTCCAACTTCACCATGATAACGCAGCGCGTGAGTCTGAGCATTGCCATCATTGCCATGGTGAACAGCACACAGCATCAGGACCTAGCGAACGCATCCACTGAGGGGCCCGTGATGGGCCTCCTAAGTAACCGGAGCAGAGGCATCAAGGACTTTAGTACCCGG gcTGCTGTTTATCAGTGGAGCACAGAGACCCAGGGCATCATCTTTAGTTCCATCAGCTATGGAATCATACTGACGTTAATACCGAGTGGATATTTAGCAGGGATATTGGGAGCAAAGCAGATCCTTGGCGCTGGGTTGCTCATCTCATCCCTACTCACGCTGTTTACTCCACTGGCTGCTGACTTTGGGGTGATTTTGGTTATCGTCCTTCGCACAGTTCAGGGGATGGCACAG GGAATGGCGTGGACCGGTCAGTTCACAATTTGGGCAAAGTGGGCTCCACCACTAGAACGGAGCAAGCTCACCAGCATTGCAGGCTCAG GTAGCATTGGCTGTGTCTGCTgtgtcctgtggttcacagtgatTTATGATGATCCCATGCATCACCCATGCATAAGTGTGAGGGAAAAAGAACACATCACATCCTcagtggctcagcag TCTAGTTCTCCCAGAAGATCCGTCCCCATAAAGGCAATGGTCAGATGCCTGCCACTGTGGGCCATTTTCATGGGCTTTTTCAGTCATTTCTGGCTTTGCACTATAATCATAACATATCTACCGACGTACATCAGTACAGTGCTCCACGTTAACATCAGAGAT AGTGGGGTTCTGTCCTCCCTGCCTTTCATTGCTGCCTCAAGCTGTACAATTTTAGGAGGTCAGATGGCAGATTTCCTTCTATCCAGGAATCTTCTCAGCTTAATCACAGTTCGAAAACTCTTTTCATCCCTGG GgctcctccttccatccctttGTGCTGTGGCCCTGCCTTTTGTGACTTCCAGTTACATAGCAACCATTGTTTTACTGATACTCATTCCTGGGACCAGCAATTTGTGTGACTCAGGGTTCATCATCAACACCCTAGACATTGCCCCCAG ATATGCAAGTTTCCTCATGGGCATCTCAAGGGGATTTGGTCTCACTGCAGGAATCATCTCATCCACTACCACCGGATTCCTCATCAGTCAG GATTCTGAATCAGGATGGAGGAATGTGTTTTTCCTGTCTGCTGCTGTCAACATGTTTGGTCTGATCTTTTATCTCATATTTGGACAAGCAGAAATCCAGAACTGGGCCAAAGAAAGGACTCTCACCCGCCTCTGA
- the Slc17a2 gene encoding sodium-dependent phosphate transport protein 3 isoform X3: MDEKPITRKGSGFCSLRYALALIMHFSNFTMITQRVSLSIAIIAMVNSTQHQDLANASTEGPVMGLLSNRSRGIKDFSTRAAVYQWSTETQGIIFSSISYGIILTLIPSGYLAGILGAKQILGAGLLISSLLTLFTPLAADFGVILVIVLRTVQGMAQGMAWTGQFTIWAKWAPPLERSKLTSIAGSGAAFGSFIILCVGGLISQALGWPFIFYIFGSIGCVCCVLWFTVIYDDPMHHPCISVREKEHITSSVAQQSSSPRRSVPIKAMVRCLPLWAIFMGFFSHFWLCTIIITYLPTYISTVLHVNIRDSGVLSSLPFIAASSCTILGGQMADFLLSRNLLSLITVRKLFSSLGLLLPSLCAVALPFVTSSYIATIVLLILIPGTSNLCDSGFIINTLDIAPRYASFLMGISRGFGLTAGIISSTTTGFLISQVGHVIEHLQVAGF, encoded by the exons ATGGATGAGAAGCCTATCACCAGGAAAG GGTCAGGTTTCTGCTCATTACGCTATGCACTGGCTCTCATCATGCACTTCTCCAACTTCACCATGATAACGCAGCGCGTGAGTCTGAGCATTGCCATCATTGCCATGGTGAACAGCACACAGCATCAGGACCTAGCGAACGCATCCACTGAGGGGCCCGTGATGGGCCTCCTAAGTAACCGGAGCAGAGGCATCAAGGACTTTAGTACCCGG gcTGCTGTTTATCAGTGGAGCACAGAGACCCAGGGCATCATCTTTAGTTCCATCAGCTATGGAATCATACTGACGTTAATACCGAGTGGATATTTAGCAGGGATATTGGGAGCAAAGCAGATCCTTGGCGCTGGGTTGCTCATCTCATCCCTACTCACGCTGTTTACTCCACTGGCTGCTGACTTTGGGGTGATTTTGGTTATCGTCCTTCGCACAGTTCAGGGGATGGCACAG GGAATGGCGTGGACCGGTCAGTTCACAATTTGGGCAAAGTGGGCTCCACCACTAGAACGGAGCAAGCTCACCAGCATTGCAGGCTCAG GGGCAGCATTTGGGTCCTTCATCATCCTCTGTGTGGGGGGATTAATCTCACAGGCACTGGGCTGGCCTTTTATCTTCTACATCTTTG GTAGCATTGGCTGTGTCTGCTgtgtcctgtggttcacagtgatTTATGATGATCCCATGCATCACCCATGCATAAGTGTGAGGGAAAAAGAACACATCACATCCTcagtggctcagcag TCTAGTTCTCCCAGAAGATCCGTCCCCATAAAGGCAATGGTCAGATGCCTGCCACTGTGGGCCATTTTCATGGGCTTTTTCAGTCATTTCTGGCTTTGCACTATAATCATAACATATCTACCGACGTACATCAGTACAGTGCTCCACGTTAACATCAGAGAT AGTGGGGTTCTGTCCTCCCTGCCTTTCATTGCTGCCTCAAGCTGTACAATTTTAGGAGGTCAGATGGCAGATTTCCTTCTATCCAGGAATCTTCTCAGCTTAATCACAGTTCGAAAACTCTTTTCATCCCTGG GgctcctccttccatccctttGTGCTGTGGCCCTGCCTTTTGTGACTTCCAGTTACATAGCAACCATTGTTTTACTGATACTCATTCCTGGGACCAGCAATTTGTGTGACTCAGGGTTCATCATCAACACCCTAGACATTGCCCCCAG ATATGCAAGTTTCCTCATGGGCATCTCAAGGGGATTTGGTCTCACTGCAGGAATCATCTCATCCACTACCACCGGATTCCTCATCAGTCAGGTTGGGCATGTTATTGAACATCTGCAAGTGGCAG GATTCTGA